AATACCACAATACACCTGGGAAAAATCCACTGGTCCAATCTTTAGATGCAACCAACTTTAGCTGCTCATTCTCTATTGTTCTTGGTGAAACAAGTTCTGGTTTTGCACTGCTTTTGGCCTTTTCTACTTCTTTTAATAACGTTTCGGTTTGCTTAGAAGCGTGGTTAAAAGCCTGTTTAACGTCGTTTACCTGTTGGGCAATGCAACTAGTATTTATAAGGGCTAAAAATGTGATGATATAAATCGATGTCTTGCGTATCATTTTGTCTATGGTATTTAGGTATTCGTGTTTTTATTAGTTTAACCAGATATAGGGATGGCGAATAGGCAGGTTCCTGATCACTTCTTCAACATTTGGTTGATGTTCGAGCTTTTTCCAAGTATTCAACCAATCCGTATCGCGATAAGCATTAGCACCCATGACTAAAAAGGGTTGTGCTACAGGCCAATTTTCCCAATACATCACATCCTTTTTAAAAGGCCACTTATTTTTATCTGCTACAAATGGATATAGGAATGTTATTCCCTTTTTAATTGATCGGCCATATTGGGTTTGGTAGTTCCATAAATCATTACCGTTTACCGATAATATTTGGCAAATCATGGTCATGGCATCAAGGTTAAAAATGGAATAGCCAAAAGGTTTGGTACGGGCAAGCTCTAATGGAAAACTTCCGTCAATCGCCATTTGGTCTGGCAACAGCACGTTTTTATAGCGTTCCCTGCAAAAATCAAGTAACTTTTTATCTCCAGTTAATGTAGCAAATGAAGCCACTTGCATGACCCAACACGTACCATGGTTGTTTTTAGCATTTAATTCATCCTTACCATATTGATGGCTTGTTAACCAATTGAGGTAATCAGTAAACCACTGTTTGATGGTTTTTAAAGTTGAGGGTTCGATGGCTTGTTGCATCACTAATATACCTTGTGCAACTTCCATCAGTTGAATGGTATCGATGATACCAATACCTCGACCAGTAAACCTACCTTGTATGGCTTGCGCATATAACAGGTTAGGATTCATCAGCGTTGCTGGATCACTAAACCACGCTTTTAAATGCACCACTGCGGCTATTGCATATTTTTTCTCGCCAGTCAGTTTATAAGCCGAAGCCAACGCACCAATAATGCGACTGAATCGAATCATCGCTAAACGATGTGCTACAAAAATCTCAGGATTGGTTAATCCGTCTTTTTGAATGTATGGACCAGTTGGGTTTTGAGGGTCTGGCCACCAATAATCGCCTTCAGAAAAGAAATCATGTTTGCCACCAGCACTCCTACTAGAGCTTTGTGCGGTAACCGTAACCGCTTTTTGTTTCATTGCCCAAGCCGCCTCGCTTAGGATTTGTTTTTTTAATGTTTTTGCTACATCGTTTGCATAGGATTGCGCCAATACATTGCTTGAAGTGCTAATTACACAGAAAAATAAAATAAAGGTAAACCAAAGTTGTTTCATTATTTAGTCATTAAAGTCCATGTAATTTTACCAATTGTATTTGGCTTATTTTTCTCTGGCGCCGAAATTGTTCCTTTTAATCCGTTGCCAAGCCGTTGCACTTTTAGCTCTCGCCAGCTGTATTGTCCTATCTCATAGTTGAAAGTCTCCCCATCATCATCATATAAATGATAAACACCTGTTTTCTCTCCGTAATAACGTATTTCTAAGTCAACCTTTTCTCCAACTTTTGGGGCGTGGAGCATTGCTGGCATCATCGGGATTATCCCTCCATCTTTTACAAATACAGGAATTTGATCTAATCCCGGGGTAATTGTTATCACCGTACCATCGCCCACGAATACACCTGTATAAAAATCATACCATCGCCCTTTGGGCAATACCACTTTTCTTGTTACCTGACCAGTAAACATAGGTGCTACCAAAAGGTATTCTCCAGCCATGTATTGATCCTTAATTTCTTTTGAAGTTGCTTCTGCGTAAGGATTTTCTTCGAGGTTAACAGTAGTAGTGGCTTCTTTTTTAGGCTCTTGGTTAAATCCATCTTCTAAGTTCATGGCCCTAAAAGGAGGAGTGCCTTCAAAATGATATTTTGCAAATTCAGTATACCAATAAGGCATCATCCTCATTCTTAATAAAGCAAATTCCTTTACTTGCTTTTCTACATCAGGATAAGTCCAAGGTTTGGTGCCACTAGACCAAGCATTGATCATGGCCATGGGCGAGAATACATTCGATTGAAATCTCCTTAACCATTCTTCTCCAGTTTTAGAGGCACGAACTTCAGGGGTCCATAACACACCAGCGAAACCACTATTAATTAATGCTGTGATAAAGTCTTCGTGGTTGTAATAATCATTATATATCACATAAGGGAATGAAGTTCCTCCTCCATTTGATGCCCTTACTAAGCCAAAAGTTCTTTGGTTGCGTTTCTTAAATATCTCTGCACTGTACCTTTGCATGAGCAGACCATAAGTTTGTCGCATTTGCTCGGCACTCAATCCTGATGGAAAAGTAGCCACATCAGGCCAAAGGTAATGGTCGTAGCCATCTACCTCATCTATCTTATAACCGCTTACACCTATGTCTACCTGATTTTTTTGTAACTGCGAAAAGAAAAGTTCCCTCGCCTTTGGCAAGCTTAAATCTGGCACTGCACCGAGCCAAACCGTATGTGAACTGGTTAATGGAAGTATTTCCTTGTAAAATGGTGCTTGAGGAGAAACATAAGGATTGAGCCACAAATTAAGGCGTATGCCCTTATTTAGCATATCGGTTACGAACTTTTTAGGACTAGCAAAACGAGTACTGTCCCAAGTAAATGTTCCGGGATAGGCTTTGCTTTGCCAGCCTGGTTCAAGACCAACAAAATCAAGTGGATAACCTTTTTCAGTAAAGGCATTTACTTCTTTTTCTACATCAGCTGCTGTAGATTTAGTCATTACTCGTTGTGTAAACCCTAACCCCCATCTTGGAGGTAAATAACCACCTCCGTTAAAGAGGTTATACCTTTTAACAGCATCTAAAGGTTTTGGTCCAGCAAAAACATAAACTTCTACCCCAGCAGCAGGAACCCAGATTTCCACTGCATCTGAATAAGGTCTTGAAGACCATGTTTTATCGGTATTTCTATCTTTTGGTGTAGGGAAGTTCTCACTGTCTTTTCTTACGCCAGTTCCTGCCCATACTTTAATGTATCTGGCAGAATTGATAAAGACGCCATAACCTTTGGAAGAGATGTAAAATGGCGTTGGTGCATGGGTACGTCCATTGTCTTTTCCACCATAATGATCTACGTGTAATTCGAGAATTTTACCACGTTGATGTACGGTTTGAAAGTTTAGACCGAAACCATAAAGCTGTTCGTTTTTTTCGAGTGGGAACCGTAATTGTGTTTTTCCATCATTAAGACTTGCTACGATGGCTTGTGGCAGAAAAGGAAAGTCTGCTTTACCTAGTTTTGTTAATGCATCTAAATTTGGTGTAGCTCCAGCTGCCTTTAAAAGATCGTAGATTTCTGGTGTACCGATAATCCCTTTCCAAACACCTGGTGCAATTTCAGTCCAGCTGATATTTTGGGAGCGGGCAGAAAAAAATTGCAATAGCAATAGCACAATACACGTCAGT
The sequence above is drawn from the Pedobacter frigiditerrae genome and encodes:
- a CDS encoding alginate lyase family protein, with product MKQLWFTFILFFCVISTSSNVLAQSYANDVAKTLKKQILSEAAWAMKQKAVTVTAQSSSRSAGGKHDFFSEGDYWWPDPQNPTGPYIQKDGLTNPEIFVAHRLAMIRFSRIIGALASAYKLTGEKKYAIAAVVHLKAWFSDPATLMNPNLLYAQAIQGRFTGRGIGIIDTIQLMEVAQGILVMQQAIEPSTLKTIKQWFTDYLNWLTSHQYGKDELNAKNNHGTCWVMQVASFATLTGDKKLLDFCRERYKNVLLPDQMAIDGSFPLELARTKPFGYSIFNLDAMTMICQILSVNGNDLWNYQTQYGRSIKKGITFLYPFVADKNKWPFKKDVMYWENWPVAQPFLVMGANAYRDTDWLNTWKKLEHQPNVEEVIRNLPIRHPYIWLN
- a CDS encoding TIM-barrel domain-containing protein yields the protein MKAVRILTCIVLLLLQFFSARSQNISWTEIAPGVWKGIIGTPEIYDLLKAAGATPNLDALTKLGKADFPFLPQAIVASLNDGKTQLRFPLEKNEQLYGFGLNFQTVHQRGKILELHVDHYGGKDNGRTHAPTPFYISSKGYGVFINSARYIKVWAGTGVRKDSENFPTPKDRNTDKTWSSRPYSDAVEIWVPAAGVEVYVFAGPKPLDAVKRYNLFNGGGYLPPRWGLGFTQRVMTKSTAADVEKEVNAFTEKGYPLDFVGLEPGWQSKAYPGTFTWDSTRFASPKKFVTDMLNKGIRLNLWLNPYVSPQAPFYKEILPLTSSHTVWLGAVPDLSLPKARELFFSQLQKNQVDIGVSGYKIDEVDGYDHYLWPDVATFPSGLSAEQMRQTYGLLMQRYSAEIFKKRNQRTFGLVRASNGGGTSFPYVIYNDYYNHEDFITALINSGFAGVLWTPEVRASKTGEEWLRRFQSNVFSPMAMINAWSSGTKPWTYPDVEKQVKEFALLRMRMMPYWYTEFAKYHFEGTPPFRAMNLEDGFNQEPKKEATTTVNLEENPYAEATSKEIKDQYMAGEYLLVAPMFTGQVTRKVVLPKGRWYDFYTGVFVGDGTVITITPGLDQIPVFVKDGGIIPMMPAMLHAPKVGEKVDLEIRYYGEKTGVYHLYDDDGETFNYEIGQYSWRELKVQRLGNGLKGTISAPEKNKPNTIGKITWTLMTK